A stretch of the Haloplanus aerogenes genome encodes the following:
- a CDS encoding group I intron-associated PD-(D/E)XK endonuclease: MSGATHPKTRGQQSEAAVLHAFVRHEIPVLQPFGDNERYDIVVEISDTFYKIQVKTGRLENGRIQFETRSTGTLTRQIEKESYEGQIDAFAVYSPDSGDTYVVPISDAPSTSMSLRITDPEKASPNINWADDFGIDSWISSRR; encoded by the coding sequence ATGAGCGGAGCTACCCATCCAAAAACGCGGGGACAACAGAGCGAAGCGGCTGTACTTCATGCATTTGTACGGCACGAGATTCCCGTTCTTCAGCCGTTTGGAGACAATGAGCGATACGATATCGTTGTCGAAATATCTGACACATTTTATAAAATACAGGTCAAGACAGGTCGCCTCGAAAACGGTCGTATTCAGTTTGAGACGAGGAGTACCGGTACGCTCACTCGACAGATAGAGAAAGAGAGTTACGAAGGCCAAATTGACGCCTTCGCGGTCTACTCTCCAGATTCCGGTGACACGTATGTAGTTCCGATTTCGGATGCACCTAGTACGAGCATGAGTCTCCGTATCACAGATCCCGAAAAAGCATCGCCAAATATCAACTGGGCGGATGATTTCGGGATCGACTCTTGGATATCGTCACGCCGATGA
- a CDS encoding aconitate hydratase translates to MGQTLTEKILDDHLVEGDLEPGEEIGIEIDQVLTQDTTGTMVWLQFEALELDEVQTELAAQYCDHQTYQFDFKNTDDHRFLRSAAGTYGAYFSRPGNGICHNVHKENFAAPGKTMLGSDSHTPTPGGLGELAIGAGGLDVAVAMGGGPYFVEMPEVVNVRLEGELPEWASAKDLILEMLRRLSVKGGVGKVFEYTGPGVESLSVPERTTITNMGTELGATTSIFPTDDRTKDYLERQGRGDEYVELSADDDAEYADEIVVDLSDLEPLISTPSMPDNVVPVREVAGEDVEQVIVGSCTNGGYADILPAAKMVEGREIQKDLEMIVAPGSKQAGELLAREGWTAELMAAGVNVSESTCGPCIGIGHVPASDSVSVRTFNRNFEGRSGIENDSVYLCSPQVAAAAALKGEIVDPRDLAEELGDMESPGVELPDKYDGSKADIIEPDEAVDDELIKGPNIGDVPLKDPLGADIGGETLLKMEDNITTDHIIPATSDILKYRSNIDKLSEFTLSRVDETFAERAKASDHGILVAGENYGQGSSREHAAMCPMYLGVEAVLAQSFARIHKANLYNFGLLPLTIDAETYDRIEQGDHIEVVDDVAEAVRSGAEEFTIRVNDDWEATAAFDASEREREILAAGGKLTLTKQQYEEDSGGATPADD, encoded by the coding sequence ATGGGACAGACGCTCACGGAGAAAATCCTCGACGACCACCTCGTCGAGGGTGACCTCGAACCCGGCGAGGAGATCGGGATCGAGATCGATCAGGTGCTCACACAGGACACGACCGGGACGATGGTCTGGCTGCAGTTCGAGGCGCTCGAACTCGACGAAGTGCAGACCGAACTCGCCGCTCAGTACTGTGACCACCAGACCTACCAGTTCGACTTCAAGAACACCGACGACCACCGCTTCCTCCGGTCGGCCGCCGGCACCTACGGCGCGTACTTCTCCCGCCCGGGCAACGGCATCTGCCACAACGTCCACAAGGAGAACTTCGCCGCCCCCGGGAAGACGATGCTCGGCTCCGACTCCCACACGCCGACGCCCGGTGGCCTCGGCGAACTCGCCATCGGCGCGGGTGGCCTCGACGTGGCGGTCGCCATGGGCGGCGGCCCCTACTTCGTCGAGATGCCCGAAGTCGTGAACGTCCGACTCGAGGGTGAACTCCCCGAGTGGGCGTCCGCGAAGGACCTCATCCTCGAGATGCTCCGGCGCCTGTCGGTCAAAGGCGGCGTCGGCAAGGTGTTCGAGTACACCGGCCCCGGCGTCGAGAGCCTCTCGGTGCCCGAACGGACCACGATCACGAACATGGGGACGGAACTCGGCGCGACCACGTCCATCTTCCCGACCGACGATCGGACGAAGGACTACCTCGAACGACAGGGCCGCGGCGACGAGTACGTCGAACTCTCGGCGGACGATGACGCGGAGTACGCCGACGAAATCGTCGTCGACCTCTCCGACCTCGAACCGCTCATCTCCACGCCGTCGATGCCGGACAACGTCGTGCCCGTGCGCGAGGTGGCTGGCGAAGACGTCGAACAGGTCATCGTCGGCTCCTGTACCAACGGCGGGTACGCGGACATCCTCCCCGCCGCGAAGATGGTCGAGGGCCGCGAGATTCAGAAGGACCTCGAAATGATCGTCGCGCCGGGCTCGAAGCAGGCCGGCGAACTCCTCGCGCGAGAGGGCTGGACGGCCGAACTCATGGCCGCCGGCGTCAACGTCTCCGAGTCGACGTGTGGGCCGTGCATCGGCATCGGGCACGTCCCCGCCTCCGACTCCGTCTCCGTGCGGACGTTCAACCGCAACTTCGAGGGTCGCTCCGGCATCGAGAACGACTCGGTCTATCTCTGCTCGCCGCAGGTGGCCGCCGCCGCCGCGCTCAAGGGCGAAATCGTCGACCCGCGGGATCTGGCCGAGGAACTCGGTGACATGGAATCGCCGGGCGTCGAACTACCCGACAAGTACGACGGCTCGAAGGCCGACATCATCGAACCCGACGAGGCCGTCGACGACGAACTCATCAAGGGCCCGAACATCGGCGACGTGCCGCTGAAGGACCCGCTCGGCGCCGACATCGGCGGTGAGACCCTCCTCAAGATGGAGGACAACATCACCACCGACCACATCATCCCCGCCACCTCGGACATTCTCAAGTACCGCTCGAACATCGACAAGCTCTCCGAGTTCACGCTCTCCCGCGTCGACGAGACGTTCGCGGAGCGGGCCAAGGCGTCCGACCACGGCATCCTCGTCGCCGGCGAGAACTACGGGCAGGGCTCCTCCCGCGAACACGCCGCGATGTGTCCGATGTATCTCGGCGTCGAGGCCGTCCTCGCGCAGTCGTTCGCCCGCATCCACAAGGCGAACCTGTACAACTTCGGCCTCCTGCCGCTGACCATCGACGCGGAGACGTACGACCGGATCGAACAGGGCGACCACATCGAAGTCGTCGACGACGTGGCCGAAGCCGTCCGGTCCGGTGCGGAGGAGTTCACTATCCGCGTCAACGACGACTGGGAGGCGACGGCCGCCTTCGACGCCTCCGAGCGCGAACGCGAGATTCTCGCGGCCGGCGGCAAACTCACGCTCACGAAACAGCAGTACGAAGAGGACTCCGGCGGCGCGACGCCCGCGGACGACTAA
- a CDS encoding DUF5810 domain-containing protein: MGYACPVCETPQRDAEHLANHLAFTAMLHGDAHEDWLDDHAPDWEEAGADELAPVVVEYADEVAYEEVFEDTVDGQEHAHDHSHEQPPATAAFDAGDLDGDAQCVLAEAREMTRAMLADTDDSEDDEDNKA; the protein is encoded by the coding sequence ATGGGATACGCCTGTCCGGTGTGCGAGACGCCCCAGCGCGACGCCGAACATCTCGCCAACCACCTCGCGTTCACCGCCATGCTCCACGGCGACGCCCACGAGGACTGGCTGGACGACCACGCACCGGACTGGGAGGAGGCTGGCGCCGACGAACTGGCGCCGGTCGTCGTCGAGTACGCTGACGAGGTGGCGTACGAGGAGGTGTTCGAGGATACGGTGGACGGGCAGGAGCACGCACACGACCACTCGCACGAGCAACCGCCAGCCACCGCCGCGTTCGACGCGGGCGACCTCGACGGCGACGCCCAGTGCGTCCTCGCGGAGGCCCGCGAGATGACGCGTGCGATGCTGGCGGACACGGACGACAGTGAGGACGACGAGGATAATAAGGCGTAA
- a CDS encoding NUDIX hydrolase: protein MTDHDWPVIESVTEYETGWYTGGYDLVEQPDGSTKRYYWAELPPAVVVVAVVDDQLLLVEQFRPTIRETQLELPAGIVEDGESFTTAAARELQEETGFAPDSTALLDEFWTCTGVLRHRRGIVYAEGLTPADPDLDSNEFLTPRTVPVEEAVDVARRPPTNDATIEGVLLAREEGLL from the coding sequence ATGACAGACCACGACTGGCCCGTAATCGAGTCGGTGACCGAGTACGAAACCGGCTGGTACACCGGCGGCTACGACCTCGTCGAACAGCCCGACGGCTCGACCAAGCGCTACTACTGGGCGGAGCTCCCGCCGGCGGTGGTAGTGGTGGCGGTCGTCGACGACCAACTCCTCCTCGTCGAGCAGTTCCGGCCGACCATCCGGGAGACCCAGCTCGAACTGCCAGCCGGCATCGTCGAGGACGGCGAGTCGTTCACGACGGCGGCGGCGCGCGAACTCCAGGAGGAGACGGGCTTTGCCCCCGACTCGACCGCCCTGCTGGACGAGTTCTGGACCTGTACCGGCGTCCTTCGCCATCGCCGCGGCATCGTCTACGCCGAGGGGCTGACGCCGGCCGACCCCGACCTCGACTCGAACGAGTTCCTCACGCCGCGGACCGTCCCCGTCGAGGAGGCGGTCGACGTGGCGCGCCGGCCCCCGACCAACGACGCCACCATCGAGGGCGTCCTGCTGGCGCGCGAGGAGGGCCTGCTGTAG
- a CDS encoding deoxyuridine 5'-triphosphate nucleotidohydrolase — MFRAGSFVADHINPVAPEQVQPNGVDLTVDAVLEPTERGRIGRDGKHVAEREPIEPEDGAYVLPAGGYIARYGEQIRIPEGHIGFVYPRSSLMRNGCMLHTAVWDAGYEGRGEGLLAVHRDVEIEPGARIAQLVFAEANHDGTYDGSYQGERLD, encoded by the coding sequence ATGTTCCGTGCCGGGTCCTTCGTCGCCGACCATATCAACCCCGTCGCCCCCGAACAGGTCCAGCCCAACGGCGTCGACCTGACCGTCGACGCGGTCCTCGAACCGACCGAGCGCGGACGGATCGGCCGCGACGGGAAACACGTCGCCGAGCGCGAACCGATCGAGCCCGAAGACGGGGCGTACGTCCTCCCTGCGGGCGGCTACATCGCCCGCTACGGCGAGCAGATCCGAATCCCGGAGGGGCATATTGGCTTCGTCTACCCCCGCTCGTCACTCATGCGCAACGGCTGTATGCTCCACACTGCCGTCTGGGACGCCGGCTACGAGGGCCGTGGCGAGGGACTCCTCGCCGTCCACCGGGACGTGGAGATCGAACCCGGCGCCCGCATCGCCCAGCTCGTGTTCGCCGAGGCGAACCACGACGGTACGTACGACGGAAGCTATCAGGGCGAACGGCTGGATTAA
- a CDS encoding DUF7119 family protein → MSDDPDASDRPVDRESPVGEPVVRADPAVTGERATEAVGFDPDDPESVQLAADTVRSFAENTVGSEDHVYMLRGAAACAALVRGVGSYKAAAERAGGDVSVAFIRKWARVHDLPQAIRRHVARGTIAPTAAKHIARVSGDDRYALAWATLEHDLTVREIRRLASEVGNGASVEAALDDRDLTLGHMDVTLPPDQYIELRRRASVENRDPDDLLAAALDEFLEL, encoded by the coding sequence ATGAGCGACGACCCCGACGCGTCGGATCGTCCCGTGGACCGGGAATCTCCGGTCGGTGAACCCGTCGTTCGCGCCGACCCCGCGGTGACGGGCGAGCGGGCGACCGAGGCCGTCGGTTTCGACCCCGACGACCCCGAGAGCGTCCAGCTCGCCGCCGACACCGTGCGCTCCTTCGCGGAGAACACCGTCGGCTCCGAGGATCACGTCTACATGCTCCGCGGGGCGGCGGCGTGTGCGGCGCTGGTTCGGGGCGTCGGCTCCTACAAGGCGGCCGCGGAACGCGCCGGCGGCGACGTATCAGTCGCCTTCATTCGGAAGTGGGCGCGGGTGCACGACCTGCCGCAGGCCATCCGCCGACACGTCGCCCGCGGGACTATCGCCCCCACCGCCGCGAAGCACATCGCGCGCGTCTCCGGCGACGACCGCTACGCGCTGGCGTGGGCGACGCTCGAACACGACCTCACTGTGCGCGAGATTCGTCGCCTCGCCAGCGAGGTTGGCAACGGTGCGTCCGTCGAGGCCGCCCTCGACGACCGCGACCTCACGCTCGGACACATGGACGTGACCCTCCCGCCCGACCAGTACATCGAACTCCGGCGGCGAGCGTCGGTCGAGAACCGCGACCCCGACGACCTGTTGGCGGCCGCGCTGGACGAGTTTCTGGAGTTGTGA
- a CDS encoding COG1361 family protein: protein MPDGPRFAALILVIALTVGAVAVSGSGVTTAASSQVVVQSTTIDPTTPRVGEDVTITASLRNFESSPVAAEITQVTLRRGNRIVETVDDPGTLGPGGTMELPLTTTFESPGQKRLTVWVYGQSEGGGVFNVKYPVAVSVEERGQDVQLSLSAPSEPATETQVNVTVANGADTNISNLELQLAGPNATVEDARRVNAALGGGSERVLTYDVTFDTAGRQALTATLDYRDSDGDGQTVSTSRTFAVERADVDAELDAEVVRENDTARIDASVTNFGNVPLERVRIRAEADGETVARKLVSDMPTETTRTVSISESRLPAGPVRLYATYEADGERYERTATVDFAPTTHGNITLTGIEVVPSGSSIRLVGSASNTGETDVTGAVVAVVGTDRVTPVAPAKNYFVGNVPAGEFTSFELTARLAGNRTDAVPVRITYIADGEQHRRVVDVSITGGSAPPAGPTGPGGAGGPPGGGGFLGFGRIDVVGIVLRLALVVAVGGGVVYWWQRRRRPER from the coding sequence ATGCCTGACGGTCCCCGATTCGCCGCCCTCATACTGGTGATTGCCCTCACCGTCGGCGCGGTGGCCGTCAGCGGCAGCGGCGTGACGACCGCCGCGAGCAGTCAGGTCGTCGTCCAGTCGACGACCATCGACCCGACGACGCCGCGAGTCGGTGAGGACGTGACGATCACCGCGTCGCTCCGGAACTTCGAGAGCAGTCCCGTGGCCGCGGAGATCACTCAGGTCACGCTCCGGCGGGGCAACCGTATCGTCGAGACCGTCGACGATCCGGGTACGCTCGGCCCGGGTGGGACGATGGAACTCCCGCTCACGACGACGTTCGAGTCGCCGGGCCAGAAGCGGCTAACCGTCTGGGTGTACGGCCAGAGCGAGGGCGGTGGCGTGTTCAACGTGAAGTATCCGGTCGCGGTGTCGGTCGAGGAGCGCGGACAGGACGTGCAGTTGTCGCTCTCCGCGCCGAGCGAACCGGCGACGGAGACACAGGTGAACGTCACGGTCGCCAACGGCGCTGACACCAACATCTCCAACCTCGAACTGCAGCTTGCGGGCCCCAACGCCACGGTCGAAGACGCCCGGCGCGTGAACGCGGCGCTCGGCGGCGGGAGCGAACGCGTCCTCACGTACGACGTGACCTTCGACACGGCCGGCCGGCAGGCGCTCACGGCGACGCTCGACTACCGCGACAGCGACGGTGATGGCCAGACTGTCTCGACCTCGCGTACGTTTGCGGTCGAACGGGCCGACGTGGACGCCGAACTCGACGCCGAGGTGGTCCGCGAGAACGACACGGCCCGCATCGACGCCTCGGTGACCAACTTCGGGAACGTGCCGCTCGAACGCGTCCGCATCCGCGCCGAAGCGGACGGCGAGACGGTCGCGCGGAAACTCGTGTCCGACATGCCGACCGAGACGACGCGGACGGTGTCGATCAGCGAGTCGAGGCTCCCCGCCGGCCCGGTGCGCCTCTACGCCACCTACGAGGCTGACGGGGAACGCTACGAGCGGACGGCCACGGTCGACTTCGCGCCGACGACCCACGGAAACATCACGCTGACGGGCATCGAAGTCGTCCCGAGCGGATCGTCGATCCGGCTCGTCGGCAGCGCGTCGAACACCGGCGAGACCGACGTGACAGGCGCCGTCGTGGCTGTCGTCGGCACGGATCGCGTGACGCCGGTCGCCCCCGCGAAGAACTACTTCGTCGGCAACGTCCCCGCCGGCGAGTTCACGTCGTTCGAACTGACGGCGCGACTGGCGGGCAACCGGACCGATGCGGTGCCCGTCCGGATCACCTACATCGCCGACGGCGAACAGCACCGGCGCGTGGTCGACGTATCGATCACCGGTGGCTCGGCGCCGCCCGCCGGGCCGACTGGTCCCGGTGGCGCGGGCGGCCCGCCCGGTGGCGGCGGGTTCCTCGGCTTCGGCCGCATCGACGTGGTCGGTATCGTCCTCCGACTCGCCCTCGTCGTCGCCGTTGGCGGGGGCGTGGTCTACTGGTGGCAACGTCGCCGCCGCCCCGAGCGATGA
- the rimI gene encoding ribosomal protein S18-alanine N-acetyltransferase yields the protein MAVPTTPADVTIRGAEESDLGSVVRIERDAFDQPWPYTAFERFVGEPGFLVATRDGAVVGYVVGDVTPNFGRDIGHVKDLAVATAARRRGIGRSLLRQSLVSLAVDGAEVVKLEVRESNEAARTLYCDTGFETARRVPRYYRDGEDALVMVLDVAEWQDDEAEP from the coding sequence GTGGCCGTTCCCACGACCCCCGCCGACGTGACCATCCGCGGCGCCGAGGAGTCGGACCTGGGGTCGGTGGTTCGGATCGAACGCGACGCCTTCGACCAGCCGTGGCCCTACACCGCTTTCGAGCGCTTCGTTGGCGAACCCGGATTTCTGGTCGCCACCCGCGACGGCGCCGTGGTGGGCTACGTCGTCGGCGACGTGACGCCCAACTTCGGTCGTGACATCGGGCACGTGAAAGACCTCGCCGTCGCCACGGCGGCGCGGCGGCGCGGCATCGGTCGGTCGCTGCTCCGCCAGTCGCTCGTCTCTCTCGCCGTCGACGGCGCCGAGGTGGTGAAACTGGAGGTGCGCGAGAGCAACGAGGCCGCGCGGACGCTGTACTGCGACACCGGCTTCGAAACCGCCCGGCGCGTCCCCCGCTACTACCGCGACGGCGAGGACGCCCTCGTGATGGTGCTCGACGTGGCCGAGTGGCAGGACGACGAGGCCGAACCCTAA
- a CDS encoding ABC transporter ATP-binding protein: MTERDAAPSADPSVPPNSNPVAELDSVTKQYRSGDEVINALDDVDFAVEPGEMVAVMGPSGSGKSTLLNVLGLLDVPTSGTVYLDGDDVTDYDDERRTMARRRTIGFVFQSFHLVPMLTATENVLVPTMFVRGNHRERAEDLLRRMGLGDRLDHRPDQLSGGQRQRVAIARALVNEPRLVLADEPTGNLDQDTGRQILEEFERISTERDVGVVAVTHDDLVTEFTDRTVELIDGVVQ, from the coding sequence ATGACCGAGCGCGACGCCGCTCCGTCCGCCGATCCGTCCGTCCCCCCGAACTCGAACCCGGTCGCCGAACTCGACAGCGTCACCAAACAGTACCGGAGTGGTGACGAAGTTATCAACGCGCTCGACGACGTGGACTTCGCCGTCGAACCGGGCGAGATGGTGGCCGTCATGGGCCCCAGCGGCTCCGGGAAGAGCACGCTCCTCAACGTCCTCGGCCTCCTCGACGTGCCCACCTCCGGAACCGTCTATCTCGACGGCGACGACGTGACCGACTACGACGACGAGCGGCGCACGATGGCCCGCCGCCGGACCATCGGCTTCGTCTTTCAGTCCTTCCACCTCGTGCCCATGCTGACCGCGACGGAGAACGTCCTCGTGCCGACGATGTTCGTCCGCGGCAACCACCGCGAGCGGGCGGAGGATCTCCTCCGGCGGATGGGGCTCGGTGACCGTCTCGACCACCGCCCCGATCAGCTGTCTGGCGGCCAGCGCCAGCGGGTCGCCATCGCGCGAGCGCTGGTCAACGAGCCCCGACTCGTCCTCGCGGACGAACCGACGGGCAACCTCGATCAGGACACCGGTCGGCAGATTCTGGAGGAGTTCGAACGCATCAGCACCGAACGCGACGTGGGCGTCGTCGCGGTGACCCACGACGACCTCGTGACGGAGTTCACCGACCGCACGGTCGAGTTGATCGACGGGGTGGTGCAATGA
- a CDS encoding DUF502 domain-containing protein, whose amino-acid sequence MSGPDPGDRSRRLASTARETGGSLYDHTQQTLLTGIAITIPLIVTLYVLTVALDFISGALDPFIAVLRWVGVIEEFERVQFVSFLIELGVYPYVVDFFTELVALIVLFLVVATVGTVGRNRYGERIIDYVDLLITSIPGVGTVYKSFRRMGDVMLDEGGENFQEIKLVQCFEEDMYVLGFVTSDSPPTIEESTGHEDMVSMFLPLAPNPVTGGLLTYVPESQVYDIDMTVEEGVRSILTSGVATGEDVQEPSQLTMDDLKRVTDLDWRASGRSDDGDETGDDR is encoded by the coding sequence ATGTCCGGCCCGGACCCCGGCGACCGCTCGCGACGGTTGGCGTCGACCGCCCGTGAGACTGGTGGTTCGCTCTACGATCACACTCAGCAGACGCTCCTGACGGGTATCGCAATCACGATTCCGCTCATCGTGACGCTGTACGTCCTCACCGTCGCCCTCGATTTCATCTCCGGTGCGCTCGATCCGTTCATCGCCGTGTTGCGGTGGGTCGGGGTCATCGAGGAGTTCGAACGCGTTCAGTTCGTCAGCTTCCTGATCGAACTCGGCGTCTACCCCTACGTCGTCGACTTCTTCACCGAACTCGTCGCGCTGATCGTCCTCTTTCTGGTCGTCGCGACGGTGGGGACGGTGGGTCGCAACCGATACGGCGAGCGGATCATCGACTACGTCGACCTCCTCATCACGTCGATTCCCGGCGTCGGCACGGTCTACAAGAGCTTTCGCCGGATGGGCGACGTGATGCTCGACGAGGGCGGCGAGAACTTTCAGGAGATCAAACTCGTCCAGTGTTTCGAGGAGGATATGTACGTCCTCGGGTTCGTGACCAGCGACTCCCCGCCGACCATCGAGGAGTCGACGGGTCACGAGGACATGGTATCGATGTTCCTCCCGCTGGCCCCCAACCCCGTGACGGGCGGCCTCCTCACCTACGTCCCCGAGAGTCAGGTCTACGACATCGACATGACCGTCGAGGAGGGCGTTCGGAGCATTCTCACCAGCGGCGTCGCCACCGGCGAGGACGTCCAGGAACCGTCCCAACTCACGATGGACGACCTCAAGCGCGTCACCGACCTCGACTGGCGGGCGTCCGGCCGCTCTGACGACGGCGACGAGACCGGGGACGACCGCTGA
- a CDS encoding DUF5809 family protein: MNEDVTTEGVFDPESLAAARDAYESVGPAAQTVVRETASAMEFDREEYRDRVTSEVVETARDALFASLLVVHVGDREAFESWRAETDADVTTFGSEDVDNVVWHAAPFGEAVAATFQDERDAAVATLRRQAFGRLYRERL, translated from the coding sequence ATGAACGAGGACGTAACGACCGAGGGCGTGTTCGACCCGGAGTCGCTCGCCGCCGCCCGCGACGCCTACGAGTCGGTCGGTCCGGCAGCGCAGACCGTCGTCCGCGAGACGGCCTCGGCCATGGAGTTCGACCGCGAGGAGTACCGCGACCGCGTGACGAGCGAGGTGGTAGAGACGGCCCGTGACGCCCTCTTTGCCTCCCTCCTCGTCGTCCACGTCGGCGACCGCGAAGCGTTCGAGTCGTGGCGCGCCGAGACGGACGCCGACGTGACGACCTTCGGCAGCGAGGACGTGGACAACGTCGTCTGGCACGCCGCCCCCTTCGGGGAAGCCGTCGCCGCGACGTTTCAGGACGAGCGCGACGCGGCCGTCGCCACCCTCCGCCGGCAGGCGTTCGGACGGCTGTACCGGGAGCGACTGTAG